From the genome of Geoglobus ahangari, one region includes:
- the artC gene encoding archaeosortase C, translated as MDYTIKSKYAPLLLAFLLIASFIELSYGSKILGLLFLVIAVGTLTFLPKTPHATLKRSIPGTVAGLAIVTADIVYNTMSGSEIQTVDSIVILLGISLVIYKSGTKYSEMGKFGFFFSAIFLALFSMLFVFPIKAGIDLPYYYGHYAVTLPVVTLLQKMNLNIGMYGERLIFVNGVENALLKIDLACFGWYSLLLVISMLAAYGLTFSNKTWGSLAKIALLMCIAVYIANLIRVAILVMLTYYYGVETMLVVHAHLGWIFFALIVFPTAYKFLR; from the coding sequence TTGGATTATACGATAAAGTCCAAATACGCCCCGCTGTTACTTGCATTCCTGCTAATTGCATCCTTTATAGAGCTTTCCTATGGTTCAAAAATCCTCGGACTCCTGTTTCTCGTTATTGCCGTCGGCACGCTGACGTTCCTTCCCAAGACCCCGCATGCCACGCTAAAAAGATCCATTCCCGGGACTGTGGCCGGACTGGCAATTGTCACAGCTGACATAGTATACAACACAATGAGTGGCTCTGAAATCCAAACAGTTGACTCAATAGTCATCCTCCTCGGGATTTCACTTGTAATTTACAAGTCTGGAACGAAATACTCGGAAATGGGCAAGTTCGGGTTCTTTTTTTCTGCAATATTCCTTGCTCTGTTTTCAATGCTGTTCGTGTTCCCGATAAAAGCCGGGATCGATCTGCCCTACTACTATGGCCACTACGCCGTAACCCTGCCAGTCGTTACCCTGCTGCAAAAAATGAACCTCAACATAGGAATGTACGGAGAGAGACTGATTTTCGTAAACGGCGTAGAAAATGCTTTGCTGAAAATAGATCTCGCGTGTTTTGGGTGGTATTCGCTGCTTCTCGTGATTAGTATGCTCGCAGCATACGGCCTAACGTTTAGCAACAAAACATGGGGGAGCTTGGCCAAGATTGCTCTTCTGATGTGCATAGCTGTGTACATAGCAAATCTGATCAGAGTGGCAATTCTGGTTATGCTGACATACTACTACGGAGTGGAAACTATGCTTGTTGTTCACGCTCATCTGGGCTGGATCTTCTTTGCCCTGATAGTGTTCCCAACAGCTTACAAGTTTCTGAGGTAG
- a CDS encoding undecaprenyl-diphosphate phosphatase, with translation MEPLHLPELVALGIVQGVAEWLPVSSEGMIMLVLLNVFGTDVASAFSYAVFLHLGTMLAVLVKFRRHIVQIIAERSASLRIIAIATIFTAFTALPLMLVVKNVEGQLANLVIGALLIVTGLFLRIPREGYRAFGEMSNLESAALGIAQGFAILPGISRSGTTVSYLLLRKIREEDALRLSFLVSIPATAGAVVIGGVPESISVTSALIVLATTFVTGYLMIDVLLRVARSVGFSAFCIIFGSVAVIFTLISM, from the coding sequence ATGGAACCGCTTCATCTACCGGAACTCGTGGCTCTTGGAATCGTTCAGGGTGTGGCCGAGTGGCTCCCGGTGAGCAGTGAAGGGATGATCATGCTGGTTCTGCTAAACGTCTTCGGAACTGACGTGGCTTCTGCTTTCAGCTACGCCGTCTTTTTGCACCTCGGAACGATGCTCGCCGTGCTGGTCAAGTTCAGAAGGCATATAGTCCAGATCATCGCCGAACGCTCTGCATCGCTCAGGATTATAGCAATCGCCACTATATTTACAGCATTCACCGCTCTGCCCCTGATGCTGGTCGTGAAGAATGTGGAGGGCCAGCTCGCCAATCTCGTCATAGGTGCGCTCCTTATAGTTACTGGTCTGTTCTTGAGGATTCCGAGAGAGGGGTACAGGGCTTTTGGCGAGATGAGTAATCTGGAAAGTGCCGCTCTCGGAATAGCTCAGGGGTTCGCGATTCTGCCCGGCATATCGAGGTCTGGCACAACAGTCAGCTACCTGCTTTTGAGAAAAATCCGCGAGGAGGACGCTCTGAGGCTGTCCTTTCTTGTGAGTATCCCAGCCACTGCTGGGGCAGTGGTGATAGGTGGAGTTCCCGAAAGCATCTCCGTCACGAGCGCGCTAATTGTTCTGGCCACGACGTTCGTGACAGGATATCTGATGATCGACGTGCTGCTGAGGGTTGCGAGGAGTGTGGGTTTCTCTGCGTTCTGCATAATATTCGGGAGTGTTGCGGTCATCTTTACCCTCATATCGATGTAG
- a CDS encoding DUF354 domain-containing protein encodes MKIVIGVAHPKHAHIFKNPASKWREEGHEIYVIAINKGETGYLLKKYFNSSEYTIIGESKDKLHSKIIHTSALELKSLKLLKRIEPNIAIGRAIPHLIHASAACGTKYIIFEDTEMAKLLHRITVPFCNAIVTPKNFIGDFGKKHIRFDGFFELAYLHPEYFKPDRSVLDLLNIAPDERYIVMRTISWDAYHDAGLRGLSDYRDAIKRLEKYARVIVISENNDRFLEKYRVSIPPEKIHSLLYYADLYLGEGGTMAVESAILGTPSIHVEATASGLPTGLTSGNFIELKNKYGLLEFYSEQESAVDKAINFLEDKKIKKRWNKKRNRLLKEKIDVSKWIYEFVTEFPL; translated from the coding sequence ATGAAAATCGTTATAGGTGTTGCTCATCCAAAGCATGCCCACATATTCAAGAATCCAGCCAGCAAATGGAGGGAAGAGGGACACGAGATATACGTAATAGCGATTAACAAGGGCGAAACGGGCTATCTGCTAAAAAAATACTTTAACAGTAGTGAATATACAATCATCGGAGAAAGCAAAGATAAATTGCACAGCAAAATCATCCACACTTCCGCACTCGAATTAAAATCGCTGAAGCTTTTGAAAAGGATTGAACCAAACATTGCGATCGGTAGAGCAATTCCACACCTGATACATGCAAGTGCTGCGTGTGGAACTAAATACATAATCTTCGAAGACACAGAGATGGCAAAACTGCTGCACAGGATTACCGTTCCGTTCTGCAATGCGATCGTGACTCCGAAAAATTTCATTGGAGATTTTGGAAAAAAACACATCAGGTTTGACGGTTTTTTTGAGCTTGCATATCTCCACCCAGAATATTTCAAACCAGACAGAAGCGTTTTAGATCTGCTGAACATTGCCCCAGACGAAAGATACATAGTAATGAGAACGATCTCATGGGACGCCTACCATGATGCAGGGCTTAGAGGCCTCTCAGACTACAGAGATGCGATAAAAAGACTCGAAAAATATGCCAGAGTCATTGTAATTAGCGAAAATAACGACAGGTTTCTGGAAAAATACAGAGTCAGCATACCACCTGAGAAAATCCATTCGCTTCTATATTACGCAGACCTGTATTTGGGAGAAGGGGGTACAATGGCAGTCGAATCTGCAATTCTTGGTACCCCATCAATCCACGTAGAGGCAACAGCATCTGGACTGCCAACCGGTCTAACATCAGGGAACTTTATAGAACTGAAAAATAAATACGGGCTGCTTGAATTCTACTCAGAACAGGAGAGTGCAGTTGATAAAGCCATAAACTTCCTTGAGGACAAAAAAATAAAGAAGCGGTGGAACAAAAAGAGGAACAGACTCTTGAAAGAGAAGATAGACGTTTCAAAATGGATTTACGAATTCGTTACCGAATTCCCATTATGA
- a CDS encoding IGHMBP2 family helicase gives MLKEYIRHLLHLLELEREEEKKRAIEEIRSLSGPERERAGRAVLGLSGRVVSRTPKRVVVRFGRGREVETDIEPGDIVLVSNGRPLEKGFEGTVVERGKRYISVEFERLPAINLRNVRIDLFVNDTTFRRMEENLLRLSGSGAMALRLMLGEAETEDHGEVEFTPLDRNLNPSQLRAVSRALAQDDFFLIHGPFGTGKTRTVVEYIRQEVSRGRKVLATADSNTAVDNLVERLHGKLKVVRLGHPSRIEPHLVETSVFSLMRSHERYREVEEIWRQAEELMLRRDRETKPAPRFRRGLSDEEILRLAEKGIRNYRGVSGAVIKSMARWIKLNEEVSELVERATKIEQEIIDELVSEADVVLSTNSTSFLLDARFDVAVVDEATQSTIPSVLIPISRAEKFVLAGDHRQLPPTVVSQQAKELERTMFEALISRHPFKSEMLNVQYRMNEILAEFPSKVFYGGRLKTDRSVASTSLKDVGVRARDKLVETMVSNPLVFIDTSDSERRFERRKKSSTSIFNEYEARVVRSVVERLIDAGVDAGRIGVISPYDDQVRLLRKLLKCEVKTVDGYQGREKDVIVISMVRSNKEGRVGFLEDERRFNVSITRARRLLVVIGDSSTLSSHRLYRQFFEHVKERGVVFSSSSVLKD, from the coding sequence ATGTTAAAGGAGTACATCAGACACCTCCTGCACCTTCTGGAGCTTGAGAGGGAGGAGGAAAAGAAGAGGGCGATTGAGGAGATCAGGTCGCTCTCTGGCCCGGAAAGGGAGAGGGCTGGAAGGGCTGTTCTCGGGCTGAGCGGCAGAGTTGTCTCGCGAACCCCAAAGAGGGTGGTTGTGAGGTTCGGAAGGGGGAGGGAGGTGGAGACCGACATCGAGCCGGGAGACATCGTGCTTGTGAGCAACGGGAGACCTCTCGAAAAGGGCTTCGAGGGCACGGTCGTTGAGAGGGGAAAGAGGTACATCTCCGTGGAGTTCGAGAGGTTGCCGGCCATAAACCTGCGGAATGTTCGGATTGACCTGTTCGTGAACGACACGACCTTCAGGAGGATGGAGGAGAACCTGCTCAGGCTCTCAGGCAGCGGAGCCATGGCGCTGAGGCTGATGCTCGGGGAGGCTGAAACGGAGGATCACGGTGAGGTGGAGTTCACACCGCTTGACAGGAACCTCAACCCATCCCAGCTCAGGGCCGTGTCGAGGGCGCTCGCTCAGGATGACTTTTTCCTGATCCACGGCCCCTTTGGCACGGGGAAAACGAGGACGGTTGTGGAGTACATAAGGCAGGAGGTGTCACGCGGAAGGAAGGTTCTGGCAACGGCTGACAGCAATACCGCTGTGGACAATCTTGTGGAGAGGCTTCACGGGAAGCTGAAAGTCGTCAGACTCGGGCATCCGAGCAGAATCGAGCCACACCTTGTTGAGACTTCCGTCTTCAGCCTGATGAGGAGCCACGAGAGGTACAGGGAGGTGGAGGAGATATGGAGGCAGGCAGAGGAGCTCATGTTAAGGAGAGACAGGGAGACCAAACCCGCTCCGCGATTCAGGAGGGGCCTCAGCGATGAGGAGATACTCAGACTCGCGGAAAAGGGAATCAGGAACTACAGGGGCGTCAGCGGGGCGGTGATAAAGTCAATGGCCCGCTGGATAAAGCTCAACGAGGAAGTGAGCGAGCTTGTGGAGAGGGCCACGAAGATCGAGCAGGAGATTATTGACGAGCTCGTCTCTGAGGCTGACGTTGTTCTCAGCACCAACTCCACGTCCTTCCTTCTGGATGCGCGTTTTGATGTAGCTGTGGTGGATGAGGCCACTCAGTCAACGATCCCGAGTGTTCTGATCCCCATTTCGAGGGCGGAGAAGTTCGTTCTTGCAGGTGACCACAGGCAGCTGCCACCGACTGTTGTGAGTCAGCAAGCTAAGGAACTTGAGAGGACGATGTTCGAGGCCCTGATCTCCCGGCACCCGTTCAAGTCCGAGATGCTGAACGTGCAGTACAGGATGAATGAAATACTCGCAGAATTTCCCTCGAAGGTCTTCTATGGCGGGAGGCTGAAAACCGACAGGAGCGTTGCCAGCACGTCTCTGAAAGACGTTGGCGTGAGGGCCAGAGATAAGCTTGTTGAAACGATGGTCAGCAACCCCCTCGTCTTCATCGACACCTCGGACAGCGAGAGGAGGTTTGAGAGGAGGAAGAAGTCCTCCACGTCTATTTTCAACGAGTACGAGGCGAGGGTGGTCAGGAGTGTTGTCGAGAGGCTCATCGATGCGGGAGTTGATGCGGGCAGAATAGGTGTGATCTCGCCGTACGACGATCAGGTGAGGCTGCTCAGGAAGCTCCTGAAATGCGAGGTCAAGACTGTGGACGGCTATCAGGGCAGGGAGAAGGACGTGATAGTAATATCCATGGTCAGGAGCAATAAAGAAGGGAGGGTGGGGTTCCTCGAGGACGAAAGGAGGTTCAACGTCTCGATAACGAGGGCGAGGAGACTTCTTGTTGTCATAGGCGACTCCTCGACTCTCAGCAGCCACAGGCTTTACAGGCAGTTTTTCGAGCACGTGAAGGAGAGAGGAGTTGTTTTCAGCTCCTCATCTGTCCTGAAGGACTGA
- a CDS encoding MraY family glycosyltransferase, protein MWGENSEWIIVMLTAFAVGASILPLQIKKFVEKGVVVPDYYKNHIRYVPTSGGLSVLLAFYTPLFLALTGIFPLNVSLPEVTAAFIIALYGLFGLLDDLIDVGRISKVILPPMFAIPIAFVAEEGWAPVVGSIDGALLFVVAPVYVMVVANLINMHSGFNGMASGLTSLLLGTLLVKTLLTGKGSILVTSAMLGALIAFLYYNWYPSRIFDGNIGAFTMGSVVGLGIVLGGFYVSGFIMLIPHTVNFLMYVYWRIMRFLRPHDKRYELVKFGRVRKDKTIEAPNPYTLKWVLPYYFRVTERQIVLAMYALTGFFCAVSLFIPY, encoded by the coding sequence ATGTGGGGAGAAAATTCCGAGTGGATTATCGTAATGCTGACGGCATTTGCGGTGGGAGCATCGATCCTGCCGCTCCAGATCAAAAAATTCGTCGAAAAAGGGGTAGTGGTACCTGACTACTACAAAAACCACATAAGGTACGTGCCAACCTCAGGTGGGCTCTCAGTTCTTCTGGCGTTCTACACTCCACTCTTTCTGGCCCTCACCGGAATTTTTCCCCTGAACGTGTCACTTCCAGAGGTCACGGCGGCATTCATAATAGCACTTTACGGGCTATTTGGCCTCCTCGACGATCTGATAGACGTGGGGAGGATAAGCAAGGTCATCCTTCCACCCATGTTCGCAATCCCCATAGCTTTTGTCGCGGAAGAGGGATGGGCCCCTGTGGTTGGCAGCATTGACGGTGCGCTGCTGTTCGTGGTGGCACCCGTGTACGTGATGGTGGTCGCCAACCTGATAAACATGCACTCGGGGTTTAACGGAATGGCATCAGGTCTCACATCCCTCCTCCTCGGAACCCTGCTGGTAAAAACCCTGCTAACCGGCAAGGGCAGCATCCTCGTAACATCCGCCATGCTGGGTGCCCTCATAGCCTTCCTCTACTACAACTGGTATCCCTCGAGAATATTCGACGGGAACATCGGGGCATTCACCATGGGATCCGTCGTTGGGCTGGGGATAGTGCTCGGCGGCTTTTACGTTTCTGGATTCATAATGCTCATTCCGCACACCGTGAACTTCCTGATGTACGTTTACTGGAGAATCATGCGGTTTTTAAGGCCCCATGACAAGCGCTACGAGCTCGTGAAGTTCGGCAGGGTCAGGAAAGACAAAACGATAGAGGCACCGAATCCCTACACGCTGAAATGGGTTCTCCCGTACTACTTCAGGGTGACGGAGAGGCAGATAGTTCTGGCGATGTACGCGCTGACCGGATTTTTCTGTGCTGTGAGCCTTTTCATACCCTATTGA
- a CDS encoding polysaccharide deacetylase family protein → MDKYRELCAAVMDRYSPVTVKDFLLGRKKYSKVAIMRHDVDRNPEKALEMAKLEAEMGISSTYYFRVKPKVFIPEIITEISKLGHEVGYHYEVVDKAKGDLQKAIEIFKKELNEFREIVEVKTVCMHGNPLTPWDNRDLWKEYDFEKFNIIGEAYLSIKHEDIRYFSDTGRCWSGEYSIKDTINSNSKKEEKLRIKTTDDVIRIIREGVFEQIYIVTHPNRWSTTYFEWLVELFSQNVKNLGKKVIRYGRALQN, encoded by the coding sequence ATGGACAAGTACAGAGAGCTGTGTGCCGCAGTAATGGACAGATACTCCCCTGTTACCGTAAAGGACTTTCTGCTCGGCCGTAAAAAGTATTCAAAGGTTGCAATAATGAGGCATGACGTCGACAGGAATCCAGAAAAAGCACTCGAAATGGCAAAACTTGAAGCGGAGATGGGAATCTCGTCAACATACTACTTCAGGGTAAAACCCAAAGTTTTCATACCGGAAATTATCACAGAGATCTCAAAACTTGGACACGAGGTGGGCTACCACTACGAAGTTGTGGACAAAGCAAAGGGAGACCTGCAAAAGGCAATTGAGATATTCAAAAAAGAGCTGAACGAGTTCAGGGAGATTGTGGAAGTAAAGACAGTGTGCATGCACGGAAACCCGCTCACTCCATGGGATAACAGAGATCTTTGGAAAGAATACGATTTCGAGAAGTTCAACATAATCGGTGAAGCCTACCTCTCAATAAAACACGAGGACATCCGGTATTTCTCAGACACCGGAAGATGCTGGTCTGGGGAGTACAGCATTAAAGACACCATAAATTCAAACAGCAAAAAAGAAGAAAAACTACGCATTAAAACAACAGACGACGTTATCAGGATTATCAGGGAGGGAGTTTTCGAGCAGATCTACATAGTAACCCACCCAAACAGGTGGTCAACGACTTATTTTGAGTGGTTGGTCGAGTTGTTCTCGCAAAATGTTAAAAATTTAGGAAAAAAGGTAATAAGGTATGGAAGAGCTCTTCAAAATTGA
- a CDS encoding PHP domain-containing protein, whose product MEELFKIDFHVHTIYSGDSIITPKLLVKASLKSGLNGVAITDHNTTKGIQKVKDFLKNADLTIIDGIEIQTRVGDIIGLFINEELSSIDPYEVCDKIHEQGGLVILPHPFRKRGLQNLSNELLKKIDLIEVLNARSSKESNQRALIFSRSSNIMPIAGSDAHTPFEVGRAHVKFTMQITSENEIKSLLRTGEFQIGGSETPQHLQILSRGISAYKNKGLTGLIRAGTKKILGRD is encoded by the coding sequence ATGGAAGAGCTCTTCAAAATTGACTTTCACGTTCACACAATATACTCTGGCGATTCGATCATCACACCAAAACTACTGGTAAAGGCATCTCTGAAAAGCGGACTCAACGGAGTCGCAATTACAGACCACAATACAACGAAGGGTATTCAAAAGGTGAAGGATTTCCTGAAAAATGCAGACCTCACGATCATCGATGGAATTGAAATTCAGACCAGAGTAGGCGACATAATAGGTCTCTTCATAAATGAGGAGCTGTCGTCAATAGACCCGTACGAGGTATGTGACAAAATACACGAGCAGGGTGGTCTCGTCATTTTGCCACATCCATTTCGGAAAAGAGGATTGCAGAATCTTTCCAATGAGCTGCTAAAAAAAATTGACCTGATCGAGGTCCTTAACGCCAGAAGCTCCAAAGAATCAAACCAAAGAGCGTTGATTTTTAGCAGAAGTTCGAACATCATGCCAATCGCAGGCAGCGATGCACACACACCTTTCGAGGTGGGCAGAGCCCATGTAAAATTTACCATGCAAATAACATCAGAAAACGAAATAAAATCCCTCCTCAGAACGGGTGAATTCCAGATAGGGGGCTCAGAGACACCACAGCACCTCCAGATCCTCAGCAGGGGCATATCGGCATACAAAAACAAAGGACTGACGGGATTGATTCGCGCAGGTACCAAAAAAATTTTGGGGAGAGATTGA
- a CDS encoding DMT family transporter, whose product MKRIYADLGLLTVALIWGATFPVVKLALDYISPFAFNSVRFLLTFLLFVPFVRRGEFRAGMMIGFASFLGYAFQTVGLEYTTATNAGFITSTYVVLTPVVAYLLYRERLSKMEIASVVLAFTGIYLLSGYSGFNYGDILMILCAIAFAFEIAMISRYAKELNPMSLAGWQVFAIGFFSVFPAMVTTTRFEFNSYMLIALAITGLLATFLAKILQNYMQAHTKSVDAGIILSLEGVFSHIFAAAFLGEMLTLTQYAGVLLVFVAVISISVLQDR is encoded by the coding sequence ATGAAAAGGATTTACGCCGACCTCGGTCTGCTCACCGTTGCCCTCATCTGGGGCGCCACATTTCCCGTCGTGAAGCTCGCGCTTGATTACATCTCACCCTTCGCCTTCAACTCCGTCAGGTTCCTCCTGACGTTCCTCCTTTTCGTGCCCTTCGTGAGAAGGGGAGAATTCAGGGCCGGAATGATGATTGGATTCGCCTCGTTTCTCGGCTATGCATTTCAGACTGTCGGGCTCGAGTACACAACTGCAACAAACGCCGGGTTCATAACCTCCACCTACGTCGTCCTTACCCCGGTTGTGGCCTACCTGCTCTACAGAGAGAGGCTGTCTAAGATGGAGATTGCCTCGGTCGTTCTGGCCTTCACCGGAATATACCTGCTCTCGGGCTACTCAGGCTTCAACTACGGGGACATTCTGATGATCCTCTGCGCCATTGCCTTCGCGTTCGAGATCGCGATGATATCGAGGTATGCCAAGGAACTGAACCCCATGAGCCTCGCAGGGTGGCAGGTGTTCGCCATAGGGTTCTTCTCGGTCTTTCCCGCCATGGTTACCACAACAAGGTTCGAGTTCAACAGCTACATGCTCATAGCCCTTGCAATAACCGGGCTGCTCGCAACTTTCCTCGCCAAGATCCTGCAGAACTACATGCAGGCCCACACCAAGTCGGTCGATGCGGGGATCATCCTGTCCCTCGAGGGCGTGTTCTCTCATATATTCGCCGCGGCGTTTCTTGGAGAGATGCTAACGCTCACCCAGTACGCGGGGGTGCTGCTTGTATTCGTGGCCGTGATATCAATATCAGTCCTTCAGGACAGATGA
- a CDS encoding PIG-L deacetylase family protein: MFERVLILSPHTDDGELGCGGTIAKFVEDGKEVIYVALSACEKSVPDGFPKDILKKEVKAATQILGIKEKNLLLFDFEVRKFPTFRQEILDTLIQVKKDVSPDIVFTPSSFDTHQDHKVVREETLRAFKDCTILGYEQPWNNITFDTIAFVPLDERHVDLKVSALKMYKSQAEKTYFDEKFIKSLARTRGVQIRTEFAEVFEVIRWIIR, from the coding sequence ATGTTCGAAAGGGTGCTAATTCTCAGTCCCCACACTGACGACGGAGAACTCGGATGCGGAGGAACGATTGCCAAATTTGTGGAGGACGGGAAAGAGGTTATATACGTTGCCCTTTCTGCCTGCGAGAAGAGCGTACCGGACGGCTTTCCGAAAGACATACTGAAAAAGGAAGTAAAGGCCGCTACCCAGATTCTTGGGATTAAAGAGAAGAACCTGCTGCTCTTCGACTTTGAGGTTAGGAAATTTCCTACATTCAGGCAGGAAATACTGGATACGCTAATCCAAGTTAAAAAGGACGTGAGTCCAGACATTGTATTCACGCCCTCCTCTTTCGACACCCATCAGGATCACAAGGTTGTCAGAGAAGAGACGCTGAGAGCTTTCAAGGACTGCACCATACTCGGATACGAGCAGCCATGGAACAACATAACATTCGATACAATCGCATTTGTACCGCTCGATGAGAGACATGTTGACTTGAAGGTATCTGCACTCAAAATGTACAAATCTCAAGCTGAAAAAACATATTTTGATGAAAAATTCATCAAAAGCTTGGCAAGAACGAGAGGTGTGCAGATACGAACAGAGTTCGCCGAAGTCTTTGAGGTGATACGTTGGATTATACGATAA
- a CDS encoding carboxylate--amine ligase: protein MSAVITSASSVKSLAIARGLGKMGVSVIAADHKRISPTFFSKYVNSRFLHPNPERDPQGFIKSLYTHLSKLRPDVLLPVNSTEVMLIAKQKKLLEKVTRIPFEEYNRLLMLHDKRRFYELAENLGLPIPKTYRATSMEDVRKIAERVEYPVVIKLTDATSSKGITYAKNREELLQNYKKTVKDYGLQPENYPVIQEYIPGDGYGVSLLTNNGDLRAIFTHKRLREYPATGGPSSLRLSTRHRKMEKIARELLKEVEWYGVAMVEFKLDERFNKPVIIEVNPRFWGSINHAIVSGVNFPYLLYKMVTEGDVEKVTDYKTGIVTAYFMNDMRAVISALMSGKIRKVLKITKIDAFDEFSSEDPLPAFIFPLSEIEEAVRNIFNTE, encoded by the coding sequence ATGAGTGCTGTAATAACCAGTGCATCCAGCGTCAAATCTTTAGCAATTGCCAGAGGACTGGGGAAAATGGGTGTCTCAGTTATTGCAGCAGACCACAAAAGAATCTCACCAACGTTTTTCTCGAAGTACGTGAATTCAAGATTTCTCCACCCCAACCCAGAAAGAGACCCGCAAGGCTTCATAAAATCACTCTATACCCATCTATCGAAACTCCGACCGGATGTGCTGCTACCGGTGAACAGCACTGAGGTTATGTTAATCGCCAAGCAGAAGAAGTTGCTGGAAAAGGTTACAAGAATTCCTTTTGAGGAATATAACAGACTCTTAATGCTTCACGACAAGCGCAGATTCTACGAGCTAGCCGAGAATCTCGGCCTCCCGATTCCAAAAACCTACAGGGCCACCAGCATGGAGGATGTGAGAAAAATCGCAGAAAGAGTGGAGTACCCTGTAGTGATAAAACTTACCGACGCCACGAGTAGCAAGGGAATCACATATGCGAAAAATAGGGAGGAGCTACTGCAGAACTACAAAAAAACCGTAAAAGATTATGGTTTACAACCCGAAAACTATCCAGTAATTCAGGAGTATATCCCGGGTGATGGGTATGGCGTGTCCCTTCTTACCAACAATGGAGATCTTCGAGCGATATTCACCCATAAGAGATTGCGGGAATACCCTGCTACAGGTGGCCCGAGTTCGCTGAGACTCAGCACACGACATAGAAAAATGGAGAAAATAGCAAGGGAGCTCTTAAAAGAGGTGGAGTGGTACGGTGTAGCGATGGTTGAATTCAAGCTTGACGAAAGGTTCAACAAACCGGTGATAATAGAGGTAAACCCGAGATTCTGGGGTTCAATAAACCACGCCATAGTTTCCGGGGTCAATTTCCCCTATTTGCTCTACAAGATGGTCACAGAAGGAGATGTGGAAAAGGTCACCGACTACAAAACCGGAATAGTTACTGCCTATTTCATGAACGATATGAGGGCGGTAATATCCGCACTTATGAGCGGAAAAATTAGAAAAGTGCTTAAAATCACCAAAATAGATGCCTTCGATGAGTTTTCAAGCGAAGATCCGTTACCAGCATTCATATTCCCACTATCTGAGATCGAAGAGGCTGTCAGAAATATCTTCAATACGGAGTGA
- a CDS encoding DUF1616 domain-containing protein: MIDVYQVLHFFRVVFGLIFLFFVPGYAATLALFPRKDEISTVERIGYAGVLSIVADILVTLFIDLALGIPTTGINIFISLLVFTGIMLAIWRVEVLYMERKGRKDGGANAS, encoded by the coding sequence ATGATCGATGTCTATCAGGTACTGCACTTCTTCAGGGTGGTCTTTGGCTTGATTTTCCTCTTTTTTGTTCCTGGATACGCGGCAACTCTTGCGCTCTTCCCGAGGAAGGACGAGATATCTACGGTCGAGAGAATCGGATATGCTGGAGTTCTCAGCATCGTGGCCGACATACTGGTAACACTTTTCATAGATCTTGCCCTCGGGATACCCACCACCGGCATCAACATCTTCATTTCCCTTCTCGTGTTCACGGGGATCATGCTGGCTATCTGGAGGGTGGAAGTGCTATATATGGAGAGGAAAGGCCGAAAAGATGGGGGTGCAAACGCTTCGTGA
- a CDS encoding VanZ family protein — MQITKYISVAVAVSYAGLIFYLSSLQSPPNPVTPELLIKLHKMLVEMGIEFIAYPFYIFYRHPDKLAHMLLYMGFGFTLNPAIRSTINKHPEALTIVFGTLYGASDEFHQSFVPHRSSTVSDLFADFVGLLISQIVIIGMVKVIKLKNRRKVVQ, encoded by the coding sequence ATGCAAATTACCAAATACATCTCCGTAGCAGTGGCCGTGTCCTATGCGGGACTGATATTCTACCTCTCATCTCTGCAGTCCCCTCCAAATCCGGTAACCCCCGAACTCCTGATAAAGCTCCACAAGATGCTCGTGGAAATGGGGATTGAGTTCATCGCCTACCCCTTTTACATCTTCTACAGGCACCCGGACAAGCTCGCCCACATGCTCCTCTACATGGGGTTCGGATTCACGCTAAACCCCGCGATAAGATCCACAATCAACAAGCACCCCGAAGCACTCACGATAGTTTTCGGAACCCTTTACGGGGCGAGTGACGAGTTCCACCAGAGCTTCGTTCCGCACCGCTCTTCAACCGTCAGCGACCTCTTCGCGGACTTTGTCGGGCTCCTGATTTCCCAGATTGTAATCATCGGGATGGTGAAGGTGATAAAACTCAAAAACAGACGCAAGGTGGTTCAATGA